The Aphelocoma coerulescens isolate FSJ_1873_10779 chromosome 2, UR_Acoe_1.0, whole genome shotgun sequence genome contains a region encoding:
- the CNDP1 gene encoding beta-Ala-His dipeptidase, which translates to MSRSSSSALEMEIFQYIDAHQSDFIKDLKEWVAVESDSVQPHLRKEVMRMMALAADRLAALGATVHLVNLGSHQLPDGQVLPLPSVILGELGKDPQNPTVCFYGHVDVQPAKKEDGWNSDPYTLTEIDGNLYGRGATDNKGPVLAWINAVETFRALKLAMPVNFKFVIEGMEEAGSLGLEKLLEEENQGFFSDVDYIVISDNLWLSNKKPALTYGSRGNACFFVEVECGSKDLHSGTFGGIIHEPLLDLIALLDSLVDSTGHIQIPGIYDSVAALTEEERKLYESIEFDLEEHRINCGVKKFLYSTKEEILLHLWRYPSLSVHGIEGAFHEPGIKTVIPAKVIGKFSIRQVPHMDLSVVKQQVVEHLEGVFSKRNSPNRLKVSMPLGAKPWLADVNDLLYKAARRAIKTVFGEDPDFIRDGSTVPIARMFQTITQKSVMMLPIGAADDGEHSQNEKISRHNYIEGTKLFAAFFLEISKLHQTLHETSHIETIN; encoded by the exons GATCTGAAGGAATGGGTGGCTGTGGAAAGCGATTCTGTTCAACCACATCTGAGGAAAGAAGTAATGCGAATGATGGCATTGGCAGCAGACAGACTTgcagcactgggagccactgttCATTTAGTAAACCTGGGGTCACATCAG TTGCCTGATGGCCAAGTCCTCCCACTGCCTTCTGTGATTCTTGGGGAACTGGGGAAGGATCCACAAAATCCCACTGTATGTTTCTATGGTCATGTGGATGTGCAGCCTGCCAAGAAGGAAGATGGCTGGAACAGTGACCCCTACACACTGACTGAAATCGATG gaaaCCTCTATGGGCGTGGAGCAACAGACAATAAGGGACCTGTCCTAGCTTGGATAAATGCAGTGGAAACATTCAGAGCCTTAAAGTTA GCTATGCCAGTGAACTTCAAGTTTGTAATTGAAGGCATGGAAGAAGCAGGATCCTTGGGGCTAGAAAAGTTActtgaagaagaaaaccagGGCTTCTTCTCTGATGTTGATTATATTGTAATTTCGGACAATCTGTGGCTCAGCAACAAGAAGCCTGCCCTTACCTATGGGAGTCGGGGAAATGCCTGCTTCTTTGTGGAG GTTGAATGTGGCAGCAAGGACCTTCACTCTGGAACTTTTGGAGGCATCATTCATGAGCCGCTGTTGGACCTGATAGCGCTGCTGG ACAGCCTTGTGGATTCCACAGGTCATATTCAGATCCCTGGAATCTACGACAGTGTTGCTGCCCTGAcggaggaggaaaggaaattaTATGAATCAATTGAATTTGATCTAGAGGAACATAGAATTAATTGTGGTGTGAAAAAATTCCTCTACAGCACCAAG gaaGAAATACTCCTACACCTGTGGCGTTAtccctctctctctgttcaTGGGATTGAAGGAGCTTTCCATGAACCAGGAATTAAAACAGTCATTCCAGCAAAAGTAATTGGCAAATTCTCAATCCGTCAGGTCCCCCACATGGACCTTTCGGTTGTGAAACAACAG GTGGTGGAACACTTGGAGGGTGTCTTTTCCAAGAGGAACAGTCCAAATAGACTGAAAGTGTCTATGCCTTTGGGTGCAAAGCCCTGGCTTGCTGATGTTAATGATCTACTGTATAAAGCAGCAAGAAGAGCAATAAAAACAG TTTTTGGAGAAGATCCAGATTTCATTCGTGATGGCTCCACAGTTCCTATTGCCAGAATGTTTCAGACTATAACACAGAAAAGTGTGATGATGCTTCCGATTGGAGCAGCTGATGATGGGGAGCATTCCCAGAATGAGAAAATAAGCAG ACACAACTATATCGAAGGAACCAAATTGTTTGCAGCTTTTTTCCTGGAGATATCAAAGCTACATCAGACCTTACATGAAACTTCCCACATAGAGACTATCAACTGA